Genomic segment of Eupeodes corollae chromosome 2, idEupCoro1.1, whole genome shotgun sequence:
ctttattacttgcaagtaacggttcatttttatgttgttactatAACTACCTTATATGgtattaaaaatgtgtaaatgattgaaaagtaaaataccgttTTGCGTTGATTTTATCTGGACATGAATTTAGCCCGTTTTCCAATCaaagagtttatttttaatttttttgttttttttttttaaagaaaataataaattttgaggtaattaaatattcctttaattatctatgtatattaaaaaaattaattagtcatggcaaaaggaaaatagtgctcaaaggaaaaaagaagtctgatcttgaaaatgaagtcaaaaagGCAAACGGTAACAGACATTTCTTGGTTGTTAGAATTCTAcaggaagctggtttataatTTCCTTCGTCATGTCAAAAAATTTGTAGTGaatgaaaactttaaacaaagcCCCCGAGCCAGAAAGAAAACTACTaatgaagatagaattatttataggttatcgaccAATGTTCCGTTTAAGACTTCCAGTGCCATTTGAAGCGAACTTTCAACTAACTGTGTAGTAAATGATTCCTCAAGGACCATAAGACGCCTATTACGTGGGTGCGTTGCTGAGAGAAAACAGCTTGtatcaaaacaaaatctgaAATCAAGGTTACAAtttgccaaagctcacctagacaaaccaattagtttttggaaaaacgtatTCTGGAGCGATGAATCTAAATTCTGCCGGTTCGGATCGGAGggtaaaaatatgtatggcgtTCAAAAAACAGAGAATATGATCCTAGGTACACTATTAAGACGGTGAAACACGGTGGAGGCAACGTTATGGTCTGGCTGCTTTTTCATGGCATGACATTTTGAAGTAGCCAGCACAACCACCCGATCTTAACCCGATGgagaatttgtggaatgatgttgaGCAAAAAAATCAACCTATTTAACACAATTTTggcaggagattcaaaatgcttggtatgcaattctaaagtcacgatgtgaggctttggttgaaagtttgccaagaagaattgcttctgtactgcaaattaaagggttccctaccaaatactaagaaaaacttaaaactgataacgtaaaattttatcaagaaactgttgaatgtgctaaattcgtgtccagtcgaaaaattgatgtttctacattccatacttttttcttcttaaaaatgttaaacatatttgatgaagtactatgaaaacatagtatatgtatatgtatatgtaatgtatatgtaatgtaaataaaatataattaatttcataataagaaaacaaattgaaaattaaacggtttttattttcgttaacATGTGTGCTAAATTCTTATCCACCACTGTATATACAACTATAAAATtgcttttcttacttttttttaaattcaaaatttaaacaaaaattaatcttttttattggttcaatttttttattcattgtttttttttgtttaacattcaaaacaaagggagaagtaattttaaatttgcaatctaaattttaagaaaataagaatgTGGTGTATATACCTACCTTAAATATATCCATATATACATATTCATATAGATATATGTGTATATAAGTGTAGATTTACCATAGCAAATTCTACCAATGAGACATCTCTATGTTTTTAAAGTactcaaagaattttttaaacaaagtggcAACATCCCCAGTAGAAACTCAGAAATTTATGATCTACGCACAAACAGCTTGCACCTTATGAATGAACCTTTCACTCGTAGAacacatttttcacttttttacattgcTACAGCacctaaatttttcaataaactgcCTGTTTTTATCAGAAACACTACCCGGTtgagttcttttttgaaaaaagtcaaggACTGGCTATTCACTGTTGAAACTGAGcatattgaatatattttaagaatcCCAAATTAATTATCAgcacaaaataacaataattaatttaccttttgaaattgttaagctaatttttttctatttcttcctacgtttttttgattttttcttcatttttatctttcttcttcatttttatcttttaattctacttttgtatattaaattaaataattgtataatgattaaaatattgtgttcatttattataattataataacgaATTTACTTTGTACTGATTGTCACCCCACATCAGacctttattgaaattatttattgatacGTGTCATTCAACACTAACTTAATAAGTTAAAGAATGATTACTATTTTTTActtcattcaatttaatttaatttgtataattgtATCTAGCTTTAAGTAATTtatatgaatgaataaaaaacaaaatgaaaaaaaaaaaaaaaaaaaaaaaaaaagcagtagggcaaattatatttcttttggtGAAGtggtaatatttatatattctattaaataaaaataaaaataaggcgTACTAAGGATCGCCACATCGATATTTTGGAGTGAGTGATATGCTTTGTTAACTAGTCGTATTAAGCTTTCAAATTGTACTTACCTTTGTTCACTTCCATATTTTAATTACTatataaagttaatttaaatgtgatatttttaattataaacatggaattggcaataaaatttggcatttactagatatacaaaatatgaatctctagatttttaattagaaaggGAGAGATGAGGTGATGAGGAAACCGAGGTAGAAGGCCGGAGGAAGAGGAACGTTGTTTTAAAGGGGTTGTTTAGCGAGAAAACAACCACGTAGGGTGGGTGAAGATTATCTCGCGCATCATTACCATCTAGATGTAGAGcctggtatattttttttgctaacgagGAGAGGAGGTCAAAGAATCTACTCCTGAGCTAGCGAGGGATATTTTTTGTGCCAGCAATGACCTCAACAGAGAACAAACTCGTTACAGGTTGTTCCATTGACGAACGAAAAAAATCAGTAATCATGGCTCTATAGTGGTCACAATTGATTGTAACGTTCTGGCCCGCATCGCTTATACAGAAATATGGACCAATTATTCCAGCAACCCATAAAGCATACCATACAGTTAGTTCTTGTTTATGTAACGATTTTTCAACATACCCTTTAGGGATGATTATCACTCCAAATACGGCAGTCTTATAAAGTGAGCTTGAtcgcaaaacaaaaaccatgCGATACgcattacaaacaaaatgatgGTTTTCAAAGTAAATTGGACAGTTTGAAAGCGTTGTTTAGGCGTCAATCAATTCAAACTAGAAATGCCAAACCAAACTGGGCATCAATAAAGTAACACCTGTCAAAAAAAGCGGCTCCAGAAAAaatattgccagattgaaaaccacatgcccaaaaaacaatgtttcctTTGAAACGATCTCACGAGGAAATGTTAAAATAAGAGTAAAATtatgcaatttcaaaaaaaatgtccagaaCTTGTGCAACTTTAGACAGTCATCCAACTACACATAAACTGCTTAAACAATCTAGCCATCACttttttataacatatttgTTCACATCTGACAGCATATGGAGAGAATTATAAAGCCTTTGAAAACCTATTCGAAATCGCGATTTACCCATTAATGAAcctttttatttacaattgaaCGTCCATTTCTTCTTAGATTTGCAAATGGTGTGGTGTGAAATCAgtcgaatttaattttatgttttttttttcgagtcaCTTATTTCCTGCATCCTATTTCCTTTATCCTTAAACCAAAATTGTTTATCCGATTTAGTATTAGTGAAGGCTTAACAGATACTCAGAGATTTTTTAAGGGAACCTTTCTTCTATACATTAATATGTATTATGTTATTCAgcgatataattttttttgaaaatggaagCAAAGCCGtcattgactgtaacggccactccttgctcattttcgaagaaaaatggcccaatcCACCAatatccgcaccaaacagtggtCGCATTCgaaaagctagtggctacgtagtcgaaattcaactagatttgtgaatgcaaaacttcactacaaagctagtcaatcctgagctgtcatattaatgacagaTGCAAAAGTAAACAAACGCAAAATCGGAAACAtttgagaaagttttaagaattttaaacaaataacaacaatatttttaaattaaataaaaacaaatacaaaggGAGTGCAATCCGAGGGAGTGCAATCCGAGGGAGCACACAGCGATGAAGGGTTCAGAGAGCTCACTGTAGGCGCATCCCTGACATTAACTTCGTCTTCATATATTAGGCACATTTGTTCGAAGTAGGGCCAGGACATGCGCCCTCGACCTGtggaagtttttttgttgttatccaGGATGCGGTTATACCTTATCTTTAAATTGCCCAGCTTCTTTTCCAGCGAGCTCTCTTTAAAATTGTAGCCTTTACCCTCCATCGCCTCCTTAATTTTAAGGAACACCGTCCTGCGCCTGATTTTTGGGTTTCTTAGCTCATGTTTATGCCTGCTACATTCTTCTAAAAACAGAAGAACGGTGCGGTGCTCCCAAGaagattctaaaaaattaaatctttatgaATAgggtattctttttttaaataagagacaatttaattttaccttTCTCTATATTGCCTGTGTTTTCTTGTGCATAATCAAGATTTGTTGGAGTAGACACTGAATCTGTAATAATAttgttagatatattttttagcttactacattgaaataatttaagatttttcaaaataactcaaATTTACCTTCCTCCGTATGTTCTGCATTTTGTGCactcaaattttgttccatGAATGCTGCGGCATACACTGGAtctgaaacaaaattgttaagtgaattgttttgtttattgcacttaaaaaacattacctgttaagattttattgcaaatttctTCATCTGCCTCTATTTcgtaatttatttctaaatactgcacaataagtttcattttgaaatgtttgtatcttttttaaattttttcaacagctgattgtgaaacgtcaaaatcagtgCCAACTAACTTTTTAGCcgaaatttttacactacgtcggaggggaaatttcaactacttttgtagctagatttagccaatcagaaccccttgactacgtagccactagcttttcGAATGCGACCAGTGACTCGTTTCGTGTATCGGttttttcaatgtatgcgtgcggGTCAGCATATGATTTAGAAACGCCTGAACATTTTGAGTAGAGCTTGACTTGAGTAAAACGTGAAGTACCAAAGGTATGGATGTAAACCATTACGTTTAACCctgcaattttttgatagtcgtTGAAAAAGCAACTGCGCTCTTTCAAAActaaatgggaagttattaaatTGTGATTTGGATGCGTTGTATTAGAACATTAGCTTTCTTGTCAATAAACCAGACGGCACGGCCAAGGCCATAATCCaccgttttgtttttgaaaaccgtgtggaaaatatggaaaaaaatgCTGTACCTCaatatccttaaaaaataaaattgattcaaaGTGCAGAGCAATTGGGCATAAGACGCTCGTTTCTCAAAACTGCATTGACTGAAGAATGGGCGACTAAAGGCAGTATTAGAAGGGtggacatacaaaatattgaaatttacattaatttgctGACACTGAATATTTTAATCGtagtaaaataaatgaatagatTACTATTCcctaataaactttttaattaatgataggtcaaataagctgtgagccaccatagtaaaaaatgcatTCTACCAGTATTTGTTATCCTACGAATTGTTAGCCATATCCTCATAAAAATTGAATGCCAACAGAGAGTAGTGCTTGTTGTGAAGCTAGCACAGGTAATAATGTGTACAAAATCAAAGTTTGTTAAAGCGAATAAGGTTACAATCCAAAATCTCTTAACTTCCTTGGCTAACTTAATTTAATGTGTTTCTTATGTACTCCAATAAATAGAACTAACTACATTTATACAGACATGTTTCAGTTCAAGTCAAAACTTCTCGGAGATACCTTTTCCAACCTTGGATAAACTAAGTTTCATATTCTATTTTGAAGGATTGAAAACGTTTTAAACAACTACCAGGTTCTTGTGCACAGAAGAACTCACAGAAAATATGCCACTGATTTGAAAGGTTTCTGCGTTTGTTTCAAATTGTAACTGAAGGTCCACAAATTGAAAGAAACTGGATTAAAATTCAGAGAATTACAGAATCAAGTTTAGTTTAGAACTCATGTCAAATCAGAAATAGGTTATGTTCGATTGTAACAAGTTATGTATGTACTTAAACTCACAAGCAACTTACTTGTAGCATTATGAATCAATAAACTATTAAAACAGCCAAGATCCAGTAGCATTTTAAAGTGCCCTCCTAATTTTACTCGAATAAAACTCTCGAGACTACTTTGTGGGTCTTTTCACTTTTACACAATGTTTCATATGAACTAAATCAATGAGAATTTCCATatccattatttttttaaaaacttgtatttagtccatattttttcaatacacaAAAATCAAAGGAATTTCTTAGTTCCTTCGGTTAAAGTTGTTTGTAGCGGGCTGGGTTAGTTGCAATCCACGAATGTTGTGGAAGTCCAACAACTTCAACATCTCCTTGGTGTCAGGATCCACTTCAATGATATCCTGTTCCAAAGCAGATACGGCGGGAACGTAGTTATCACGACGTTCACGCTCTTCTTCTTGCAACTTGATGGAAATACCACGGACCTGTGAGTGACGGAGACGTCCCATCAAATGTGTAACA
This window contains:
- the LOC129946751 gene encoding uncharacterized protein LOC129946751 is translated as MKLIVQYLEINYEIEADEEICNKILTDPVYAAAFMEQNLSAQNAEHTEEDSVSTPTNLDYAQENTGNIEKESSWEHRTVLLFLEECSRHKHELRNPKIRRRTVFLKIKEAMEGKGYNFKESSLEKKLGNLKIRYNRILDNNKKTSTGRGRMSWPYFEQMCLIYEDEVNVRDAPTVSSLNPSSLCAPSDCTPSDCTPFVFVFI
- the LOC129945755 gene encoding 40S ribosomal protein S17 encodes the protein MGRVRTKTIKKAAKVIIEKYYTRLTLDFHTNKRICEEVAIIPTKPLRNKIAGYVTHLMGRLRHSQVRGISIKLQEEERERRDNYVPAVSALEQDIIEVDPDTKEMLKLLDFHNIRGLQLTQPATNNFNRRN